The following nucleotide sequence is from Bremerella alba.
GGCCCCCTGAACCTGCTCGATCCAGAATCGCTGCTAGCTAATTTCCGGCGCGGTCACGAGGCATATCAGCAAGCATTCGGCGATTCTCCCAAAGTATTTGGCCGCCGAAGATTTGGGATGACAGCCTTTCTACCGCAAATCCTTCGCGGACTGGGGTACGTCGGAGCGATTCATGCAACCCTCGACGAGGGAAAGCTTCCGGTCAGCAATCAAGGGAAAGCACGCTGGGAAGGAATGGATGGTTCCACGATTGATACTTTGGCGAAGTTTCCGCTTGATGCCACTAAGCCTGAGACCTTCCTCTCTCTCTTTTCCAAACTTGGCGAAGCCATGGATGGCGAGCACGTCGCAACGCTCGCTTTCGCCCATTGGCCGCAGATGACATCACCCTGGTACGAAGATTTGAAGACGATTGCCCGCTATGGAAATAGCTTGGGTGAATTCGTCACGGTAGAACATTACTTCGAAGAAACCGACACCGCGACCTACCACGGCAACTTCAAGCCGGAAGATTATCGTACGCCTTGGCTCAAGCAGTCGATTGTTCGTCGGCAAGAAGGGCCAGTCTCGCAACATGCCGAGCGTGAGCGATTCAACGCTCAACTGGAAGCCGGCGAGAAACTTCGTGCATTTGCTGAGTTAATGTCGGGAAAGGCCGATCCTGAAACACAGCAGCGCCTAGAGCGTTCTCTTCAAGATCCAGCCAACCCCAGCATCAGCCAATCGGAAGAGGCTGATGCGTTGGTCCGTGCGGCGAGCCGAAATCTTGCTGCCGCTCTCCCACGCCTGGAGCAATCACCTCAACACGCCTATCTCAGCCTGAACACGCTGAACTCGGTTAGTACGCGCGGCGTGTTTGTTTCAGAATTAGCCGACCTTCCAACCGCAGGCGAACCGGTAATTGCAAGCGGCCATGATAGCAAACGAAAATTTGCCGCAGTCGATCTGCCTGGATGTGGATATGCCTGGATCACAGGAGACGCCAAGACGATCGCCAGTAAGCAAAAATCACTGCTCGATGGCCACGTCTTGCGCAACGAGTTCATGGAGGTGCACATTCATCCAGAAACAGGCGGCATCAAGTCGATCTACGACTACAAAACGCGGGGCAACCGCCTATCGCAGCAGCTATCGCTGAGAATGCCTGGCAAAAAACAAGCAACCGGAGAACGGTACCTCGGTCCCGATGCGACGGCCTTTTATAGTCAAATGCAAGTAACGCAAATCGATCCGGCGACCAATTCTCCGGCGATGGGCGAGATTCACACCCAGGGCAACCTAATGGGTGAAGAAAACGAGATCATGGCTACTTACAAGCAAACATACCGCTTGTGGCGAGCATCTCGCGTGCTAGAAATAGATATCGAAATTGAACCTCAGGTAGATCCCAAATCGCTCCCATGGGACTCGCACTATTGTTGCCGCTTGGCCTGGGGGGATGAAACGGCGATTGCGTATCACGATGTACAGTGGGTCCGCACACGATGTAGCGGTCGGCGTATCGAAGCATCCAACTATGTTGAGATCAACGCGTCGCATGGGAAAACCACGTTACTAACAGCCGGCATCCCATTTCACCTGCGCAATCACGGGCACATGCTCGATACCATCCTGATTCCGCATGGCGAAACTCGGCGAAAGTTCCGTCTTGGAATTGGGCTCGATCTACCATACTCCCTGCCAGCTGCGCGCGAATTCATGTATCAACCGCAACCTGTCTTTGAATCCGCTTCAATGCCTGCCCCAGGCAACTCCTCTTGGCTGTTTCATTTGGAAGCCAAGAACGTCGCCCTGACCAGTCTACAGTCATTAACTGACGAGAACGACAACGTGATTGGCTGTCATACCAAGATCCTGGAAACCGAAGGGCGTAATGCCAAAGGGGCCCTGCGATGTTTTCGCCAAGTACGCGAAGCTCATCTATGTGACTTTCATGGCAATCGTATCTCGAAATGCAAGGTTGACGGAGATCGCATCATCTTCCAACTCGCGCCAGGGCAGTGGTATCCGCTGGAAGTGCAGTGGGCCTAATGCCCTCGGCATGAATGGACGGCGTGCTATCACTCTGGTCTTTCGTCAGACAACAGTGCTCCCCCATTTTAAGTCTTTTCGGGTCATTTACGCACTGGCACATTGCTTGCAAAGGGAATGGGTGTAGCTCTATCAACCCATTCAAGCCGAGGAGGACTCGATATGTCCATGAATAGTCTTGCAGACGCTTTCTACGATGAACTTCGTGATATCTATCATGCGGAAAAGCAGCTTCTCAAAGCACTTCCCAAGATGGCCAAGAAGGCTAGCAGCGAAGACCTTGCGAACGCGTTTAAAGAACACCTAGAGGAAACCAAGCAACACGTTGAGCGCGCGGAAAAAGCATTTGAAGAGACCGGCAAGGCCGCTCGTGCAAAGAAGTGCGAAGCGATGGCTGGCCTAATCGAAGAAGCTTCCCAAGAGATGAAGGAAGACGCCGATCCCGATGTGATGGACGCGATGCTGATCGCTTTGGCTCAGAAGGTCGAGCACTATGAAATTGCCACTTACGGAACGCTTTGCACCTGGGCTAAGAAACTCGGCTACACCAGTGCCCACTCGCTGCTTGGTGAAAACCTAAACGATGAGGAGCAAGCCGACAAAAAACTGACGAAGCTTGCCAAGAAGAAGATCAACGCCGCCGCGATGGCCTAGTTGGATCATGCTTGGAGAGTTTCTCGACCCCGTGAATCATCAACATTGCCTCGGTGGAAGTCTTTTCTGCCGAGGCTTTTTCGATGCTATAGCTTCTCCAGCATCACAACAAACAAGGCTCCAGCTGCGTCTTGAATACGATTTTCGTCCGCTTCTCCATAGTTTTGGCCTGCTGCATCCAGTGCTGGCACTAGCTCGGTAAGCATGCGAGCGACCTTTCGAGGAACTTCCTCGCTAGCAGGAAAGTGCTCGCAGAACACCTCAACGTGATGGACCAAGTCGGTAAGGTCCTCTGGGGCAAAAGGCTCTCCTTTCTCGAGAATTTCCAGCAATTGGCCTGCATGAAGCATCAATTCTTCCGCCGTATCCATTGAATTCGTCGCCTGAAAACCGCTGTCAGTGATAGCCCCAAGAAGTAAAACTTTGCGGGTCACGCAATTTTCTCAAAGTTTGCCGGTTAGGACGACGATAACCCTAGTACTGAATTTTCTCATGCCGGTGCGTCTGCGTTCCGGGAGGTGAAGATTCAGGCCCGGGGGGGCCGAGACAAACGAATCGACCAAGCTGACCTTAATCCGTTGGCTGGTCATCCTAACTAACAGCGATTTACTTCTTCCGAAGTGTCGTGCACAAGGACGTGCACGCTACGCATCAGGACTCGGTATCCCATGAAAACCCAGTTCCATCAAGCCTGGATGCTCGTGCTCATCGGCACGGTGATTTTCACCGGTTGTCAGCCGACTCAACCGTTTTACTTCAAAGAGTCAGGCGATTTGAGCCTTTACCTCGATAAGGCAACCGACATCGAATACCCCGATGTCGATCACAGCCGACTCTACGAGGTAGATAATACCGAAGCACCGTTCACGATCTCCGATCCATTTGAAATGGATGAGTCGCGAATCTGGAACCTCAGTCTTGAGGAAGCTGTCGCCAACTCGATGAAGAACAGCAAGGCGATACGCACCGCTGGTGGTAACGCTGTGTTCCGGGTTATTCCTGGCACCACGCTGACCTCCCAGGCAATTCCGACCAACCTGACGACGCGTAACGATGCCATCCCGACAATCTACGATCCGGCTCTTGTGTCATCCGATCCTCAATTCGGCGTCGAGGCCGCTTTGAGCGAATTCGATGCACAGTTGAACGCCAACTTCAACTGGGATCGCGTCGATCGACCTCAAAACTTTGCCAGCGGCAACCCGTTCTTTCTTTCCGAATTCGGACAGAACCTGGCAACCGCCAATGTCGAACTGACCAAACTTGCGGCAACCGGTACACAGTGGTCTTTGCGGCAGAACAACACCTACGATTACAACAACCGCGGTAGCTTGCTCTACCCGAGTTCGTGGTTGGCCAATGTAGAAATGGAAGCCCGTCATCCGCTGCTTCGCGGAAGTGGAGTCCAGGTCAACCGTGTCAACGTGATGTTGGCCCGTATCCGGGAAGACGTCAGCCTGGCCGACTTTGAAACCAACGTTCGTAACCTCGTTTCCGACGTGGAAGAAGCCTACTGGCAGCTTTACTTCGCCTACCACAACCTTGAGGCCGCCAAAACCGGTCGCGACAGTGCCCTGGTCACCTGGCGACGCGTTCACGCGTTGATGGTTAACGGTGCCGAAGGGGGTGAAGCCGAAAAGGAAGCCCAGGCTCGACAACAATACTTCGAGTTCCGCAGTCGCACCGAGGGTGCCTTGCGTGACCTGTACAAAGCTGAAGGCAGCCTTCGCTACTTCATGGGCCTGTCCGCCACCGATGGCCGCCTGATTCGTCCAACCTCCGAGCCTACCGACGCATGGGTAGCTTTCGACTGGTTCGAGATCCACAACGAAGCCCTGTCACGAACCCCGGAACTGCGTCGTCAGTCTTGGCGTATCAAACAGCGTGAGATTGAAATGATCACTGCTCGCAATCAACTCCTGCCACAATTGGATGCCGTCGCTCTGTATCGCTTCCTTGGCCTTGGTGACGAGTTGATCAGTGGAAACCGTGATGGCAAGAACTTCAACGAAATCGACAGTAAGGCCTGGGACGTGCTGACCGAAGGCAACTACCAGGAATATACGCTAGGCGTGGAATTCTCGATGCCGATTGGCTTCCGTCAAGAACTCGCCGGTGTGCGAAATGTCCAATTACAGATCGCTCGCGAGAAAGCGGTTATGGAAGATATGGAACTAGAAGTCTCCCACTTACTGACCGATACCATCCGCGACCTGGACTCAAACTACAGCTTGGTCCAGACAAACCTGAACCGTTTGATCGCCGCTGATAAGGAAGTCGACTCGGTACAAGCAGCCTACGACGCTGGAACCGTTACGCTCGACCTCTTGCTCGACGCCCAGCGACGTCGCAGCGATGCTCAGATCGCCTACTTCCAGGCCCTGATTGAATACAACATCGCGATCAAAGACGTTCACCTGCGAAAGGGTAGCCTGCTCGACTACAACGGCGTGTACCTTGCTGAAGGACCATGGCCAGAAAAAGCATACTTCGACGCTAAAGGCCATGCCCGACGCCGCTCGGCCAGCCACTACGTCGACTACGGCTACACCCGACCAGGTGTGATCAGCCGGGGCAGCGTGCCGCAAGGCAGCATCAGCCACGGTCACGTCGAAGAAGGCACAATTATCTACGAAGGAGATGCCCCTGTCGAAGGTGAAATGATCGGGACGCCAACCCCGGCCAAGATGCCTACCTCGCTCGACGCAGTCAGCCTAGAGCCACCTACCCCAACCCGGGTTGCCAGCAAACCAGCCCAATCGAAAAGCGAACTCGATTGGAATAAACTGGGACTGAACGAACTGGTTTCGGAAGTTCGCCAATCGAAAAGTGTCCCACAACCGACGCCAGCTACCAAGCCTACGTCGAGCCGGGCCCTAAAGTCGGTCTCACATGAATCTGGCCAAAATCCAACGCCTGCTAAAACTACTGCAACTGCTTCAGGGTGGCAGGCCGCAAAACGTTAACTCGATGTCCGATGCGTGCGGCGTGAGTCGTCGCACCATCTTTCGAGATCTGGAAACATTGCGAGCGGCCGGCGTGCCGCTCGCTTTCGATTCGAATGGGCAGCGTTTTCATATCCCGGAAACCTACTTCCTGGCCCCCACCAATCTCAGTTCGGAAGAAGCCCTCTCGGTTATGGTGCTTTGCCACGAACTGGGGGACGGCACGGGACTTCCCTATTATTCTTCGGCTCGCCGGGCAGCCACCAAGCTCGAGAACAGCCTTCCCGAACACATGAAGCGACAGCTTCGTGAGATGTCTAGCTCGGTTGAAATCAAGCTTAACCCCGTCCTTCAACCAGAAGAGGCCCAGTCGGCTTACCAATCACTGGTCGATGCTTCGGGGCATCGTCAGAACGTGCGAATCAAATATCGTAGTATCTTCGATGGCGACGTCATCCAGACCAAGATCTCCCCCTACAAGCTGCTCTTCAGCCGACACAGTTGGTACGTCATCGGCAGAAGTTCGATCCATCGCGCCGTGCGAACGTTCAAGGTCAACCGGATCGAGCAAATCGAAACACTCGACGAGCCCTTTGAGATCCCCCAGAATTTCCAGGTCGACCGCTTTCTCCGAAATGCCTGGCACATGATCCCCGAGCCTGGCCCCGATCAGCAGATCATCATCCGCTTCGATCCACTGGTCGCCCAGAATGTGGCCGAAGTTCAATGGCACAAGTCGCAAGAGATTCACTGGAACGAGGACGGCAGCATTGATTTCGAGGTGAAAGTCAGCGGCATTCGCGAGATCAGCTGGTGGATTTTAGGCTATGGCAGCCGCGCCAAGGTCATTCAGCCGGAATCCCTGAAAGAGTTGATCGCCAGCCATGCCCGCAAGATCCTCGAAAATTACAACAATCCAGTCCCCTCGCACTCGCAGGGAGAGAACTAGGGGACTTACTTCGCTGTGCTTTGCCGAGTGGGGACCGTCCCGTACAATCCTAGCCATGACCAATTCGCAAACAATTCGCCCCCTTTTCATCTCTTTCGATGGTATCGACGGGGCCGGGAAATCAACGCAGCGGGACTTATTGACCGAGTGGCTCACGCAACAGGGGCACGAAGTCGTCTTATGCCGCGACCCAGGCACCACGGAAGTTGGCGAGCGAGTTCGTGACCTTCTACTGCACCGCAAGGAACTCGACCTTCACCCGCGGACGGAAATGCTGCTGTACATGGCGGCTCGGGCTCAGTTAGTAGACGACGTCATTCGTCCCGCAATCGCATCCGGCAAAACGGTCCTGTGCGATCGTTTTCTGTTGGCCAACATCGCCTACCAAGGCTATGCATCCGGGATCGAGCTGGACGACGTGCGAAACGTGGGCAAAGTGACGGTCGATCGCGTGATGCCAGATCTGACGATCTTGCTCGACTTGCCTGAAGATGTCGCCTTCCCACGACTCGGCAAGAATCTGGATCGTATGGAGGCCAAGGGGGTCGCGTTCATGCATCGTGTGAGGGAAGGATTCCTTAAGGAGTCCGACATCTACCCACACGTCTCGGTCATCGACGCAACCCAGGAAATCGACACAATCCAGGCCGCCATTCGCGAGGCCGTTGCCGAGCGACTCAAGGAGTTAGCGAAATGAACTGGGACGACGTGCTAGGGCACGATCGCATCCGAGAGATGTTCGCGACGGCCCTTACCAAAAACCGTCTGGCTAGTACGTTTTTATTTGTCGGACCGGCCTCCATCGGCAAACGCAAATTAGCCTTGATGCTGGCCAAGACGCTACTTTGCCAAAATGTGCCGGCCTATCACATGCGTCCCTGTGGCAATTGCGAGGACTGCAAACAGGTCGATGCGCAGACACACCCCGACCTTCTGACGGTTTCTAAGCCGAAAGATAAGACCCGCATTCCGATTGAACTCTTGATTGGCGATGGGCAACATCGAATGGAGTCAGGCCTCTGCCACGACATCGCCATGCGGCCATTCCGGGGACAACGTAAAGTGGCCATCCTGGACGATGCCGACGACTTGAACCAGGAAGGAGCTAATTGCCTGCTGAAAACACTCGAAGAACCACCGGTCGATAGCGTGATCATCCTGATCAGCCAAAGCGAACAGCGGCAATTGCCCACCATTCGCTCCCGTAGCCAGATCATTCGCTTCGCGCCTCTGCCCGATGAAATCGTCTCGAATCTATTGCTAGAGCTACAATGGGTGGCCGACAAGTCTGAAGCTGACAAGCTTGCCAAGCAAAGCAAAGGAAGCCTGGCCCGGGCAGATCAACTACGCGACGAAGGTCTGCAGGGAATAGCGGAAGTCTTACTTTCGACGCTCGCGAAGCGTGATTTCCACAGCATTCAAATGGCCAAAGACGTTTCCGACTATCTCACCAAGATGGGAGACGACGCCCCCAAGAAACGCGAGGCACTGTCTCACCTGATTGAACTGGCCGCCGACTTCTATCGGAATCAACTAGTCTATCTGACGAAGCTGGGGACCGAAGAAGCATCGACTGAACCAGCGATTCGCTCGGCAGTCATGGCCATCCCTGCCGGCCTAGACGGAGTCGCGGCCTGTCTAGAGAGATGCGCCGAGGCAGAAATCCAGCTCAATGCAAACGCCAATATTGCCACTCTGGTCGAGGCCTGGCTGGACGACTTAGCCACGGCATCACGGACAGGCTTCGTGGAGACGCTCTAAGACGCTTTCACCTCTCGCATGGGTGGGGCCAGGAAGATGGGACTAAACTTTTTCTACTCGACGGAATTCGAGCCCATCGCTTCGCACGACGTCAACCATTTACCGATATAAAATCGCGTTCAGGCAGAGCTTGTGCATGCCCACCTTCGTACTACATGTGAGGCAATGAAACCAAAAAAAGAGCCTCCGTCCGAAGACGAAGGCTCTTTCCAATTGTTCTGAATGTGATCTCGGCGATTAACGCTTCGAGAACTGAGTACCACGACGGGCACCGTGCAGACCGTACTTCTTACGTTCCTTCATACGGCTGTCGCGTGTCAGGTGACCATTGTCTTTCAACTGGTGCCCGACGTCTGCGTCCATGCTCAACAGCGAACGACCAAGGCCCATGCGGCAAGCACCGGACTGACCAGTTGGACCACCACCGGTAACCAAAATACGGACGTCAATCTTGCCCTCGTAACCGCTATCGCGGATCGGAGCCATGACGGCGTTCTGATCTTGTTCGTGCGGGAAGTATTCGTTCAGTTCGCGATCGTTGATGACGATCTTGCCGCTGCCGGCTTTAATGCGGACGCGAGCAACACTCGACTTGCGACGACCGGTGCCGAGATGTTCGCCCGTTTTGGGGTCAGTCTTTACAATATGCAAAACCGGCGCTGGCGTGGCCTCTACCGTATCGGTCGTAGTGGTTTCTACGTCCGTGGTTTCTACACCAGTGGCTTCAGCTTCGGTGCCTTCGTTTTGCACGTCTTCGGTTTGAGGATCCGCAGTCGACATAACTTGCTAACTCTTGACCAGATGGATTGGGGGAAAATCGGAAAAAGGCCTTGGCGAATAACACCGTCGGCTGCTGGAACTACTTACGCTTCTTCTGGCGGACCTGACCTAGGCCTTCCAGCTTTTCCGGGTTTTGAGCTTGGTGATTGTGCTCGGGGCCTACGAAGACCTTCAGTTTATCGAGCATCTTGGTGGCAAGCTTGTTTTTAGGAAGCATACGGCGAACTGCTTCACGAAGAATTTGATCGGGATGGGCTTCCAATCGTTCTTCCGCAGATTCGCTACGCTGACCTGTGTAGCCGGTGTACCAGGTGTAACGCTTCTTTTCCCACTTGCTGCCGGTGAATTTCACCTTTTCAGCATTGACAACAATGACGAAGTCGCCGGTATCAACGTGCGGAGTATAGATCGGGCGATGCTTGCCCATCAGACGCACAGCGATGTCGCTGGCCAAACGCCCGACGATTTGATCTTCGCCGTCGACGAGCCACCATTTCTGCTCGACTTGGCCTGTTTTGGCTTGAAAAGTTTTGGTCGTCATCGTTTTGCTAATTTCACTACTGGGGCTCAAGCCGGCATCCTGCAACTCGCCGGGTGGCTCGAACCACAAAAACCGCGTGGCTTTCGTAACCTAAGTCCCCAAAAGGCCTTACACTTACTGTCGGCAACATTGGGAGAATTAGAAACACGTATCTTACCGCGACCAATGAAACCCTACAAGGGACCGGATTAAGAAAATGGTGCGGATGACAAATAGAACACCAAGGCAGGTCCAGTGCTTCCAGCGTAGGGCTAAGGCGATCGGTTCGTTTATTTTCCCTAATGCTAACAGTTTCCCACCCAGCGACTTAAGGGCACTCACTGAGTGAATCTCCGGGTTCACAACGCCCCAACGGTGTGGGACAATTCGACAATGACGCTCGCGCCTAGCGGAATACCGCCA
It contains:
- the rpsI gene encoding 30S ribosomal protein S9, producing MSTADPQTEDVQNEGTEAEATGVETTDVETTTTDTVEATPAPVLHIVKTDPKTGEHLGTGRRKSSVARVRIKAGSGKIVINDRELNEYFPHEQDQNAVMAPIRDSGYEGKIDVRILVTGGGPTGQSGACRMGLGRSLLSMDADVGHQLKDNGHLTRDSRMKERKKYGLHGARRGTQFSKR
- a CDS encoding glycoside hydrolase family 38 N-terminal domain-containing protein, translated to MIQEIAILLPCHSFEDFPTYHTGDEAQSILANWTAMWHPAFLASAGKNPQWHRVDSPPESLDGLALLIPSICKSELPAGFSQRAKESGATLVKGLTDRQEIVTRLLDRVGDIHEVAAKLASDFYALGYCYLQVELLTRQMRYSSSLDEIYFENKTIEAAKAAIEGNEEVATECLQACFDVLMEERNQYYSVDASLLDFTLVADSTLNEALLADVKSPLPTNLWISGELATKIADSHPELKEAIAVKIVAKQLGIVGGEWVEGPLNLLDPESLLANFRRGHEAYQQAFGDSPKVFGRRRFGMTAFLPQILRGLGYVGAIHATLDEGKLPVSNQGKARWEGMDGSTIDTLAKFPLDATKPETFLSLFSKLGEAMDGEHVATLAFAHWPQMTSPWYEDLKTIARYGNSLGEFVTVEHYFEETDTATYHGNFKPEDYRTPWLKQSIVRRQEGPVSQHAERERFNAQLEAGEKLRAFAELMSGKADPETQQRLERSLQDPANPSISQSEEADALVRAASRNLAAALPRLEQSPQHAYLSLNTLNSVSTRGVFVSELADLPTAGEPVIASGHDSKRKFAAVDLPGCGYAWITGDAKTIASKQKSLLDGHVLRNEFMEVHIHPETGGIKSIYDYKTRGNRLSQQLSLRMPGKKQATGERYLGPDATAFYSQMQVTQIDPATNSPAMGEIHTQGNLMGEENEIMATYKQTYRLWRASRVLEIDIEIEPQVDPKSLPWDSHYCCRLAWGDETAIAYHDVQWVRTRCSGRRIEASNYVEINASHGKTTLLTAGIPFHLRNHGHMLDTILIPHGETRRKFRLGIGLDLPYSLPAAREFMYQPQPVFESASMPAPGNSSWLFHLEAKNVALTSLQSLTDENDNVIGCHTKILETEGRNAKGALRCFRQVREAHLCDFHGNRISKCKVDGDRIIFQLAPGQWYPLEVQWA
- a CDS encoding YciE/YciF ferroxidase family protein, which encodes MSMNSLADAFYDELRDIYHAEKQLLKALPKMAKKASSEDLANAFKEHLEETKQHVERAEKAFEETGKAARAKKCEAMAGLIEEASQEMKEDADPDVMDAMLIALAQKVEHYEIATYGTLCTWAKKLGYTSAHSLLGENLNDEEQADKKLTKLAKKKINAAAMA
- a CDS encoding helix-turn-helix transcriptional regulator; this encodes MNLAKIQRLLKLLQLLQGGRPQNVNSMSDACGVSRRTIFRDLETLRAAGVPLAFDSNGQRFHIPETYFLAPTNLSSEEALSVMVLCHELGDGTGLPYYSSARRAATKLENSLPEHMKRQLREMSSSVEIKLNPVLQPEEAQSAYQSLVDASGHRQNVRIKYRSIFDGDVIQTKISPYKLLFSRHSWYVIGRSSIHRAVRTFKVNRIEQIETLDEPFEIPQNFQVDRFLRNAWHMIPEPGPDQQIIIRFDPLVAQNVAEVQWHKSQEIHWNEDGSIDFEVKVSGIREISWWILGYGSRAKVIQPESLKELIASHARKILENYNNPVPSHSQGEN
- the rplM gene encoding 50S ribosomal protein L13, which produces MTTKTFQAKTGQVEQKWWLVDGEDQIVGRLASDIAVRLMGKHRPIYTPHVDTGDFVIVVNAEKVKFTGSKWEKKRYTWYTGYTGQRSESAEERLEAHPDQILREAVRRMLPKNKLATKMLDKLKVFVGPEHNHQAQNPEKLEGLGQVRQKKRK
- a CDS encoding DNA polymerase III subunit, with the translated sequence MNWDDVLGHDRIREMFATALTKNRLASTFLFVGPASIGKRKLALMLAKTLLCQNVPAYHMRPCGNCEDCKQVDAQTHPDLLTVSKPKDKTRIPIELLIGDGQHRMESGLCHDIAMRPFRGQRKVAILDDADDLNQEGANCLLKTLEEPPVDSVIILISQSEQRQLPTIRSRSQIIRFAPLPDEIVSNLLLELQWVADKSEADKLAKQSKGSLARADQLRDEGLQGIAEVLLSTLAKRDFHSIQMAKDVSDYLTKMGDDAPKKREALSHLIELAADFYRNQLVYLTKLGTEEASTEPAIRSAVMAIPAGLDGVAACLERCAEAEIQLNANANIATLVEAWLDDLATASRTGFVETL
- the tmk gene encoding dTMP kinase yields the protein MTNSQTIRPLFISFDGIDGAGKSTQRDLLTEWLTQQGHEVVLCRDPGTTEVGERVRDLLLHRKELDLHPRTEMLLYMAARAQLVDDVIRPAIASGKTVLCDRFLLANIAYQGYASGIELDDVRNVGKVTVDRVMPDLTILLDLPEDVAFPRLGKNLDRMEAKGVAFMHRVREGFLKESDIYPHVSVIDATQEIDTIQAAIREAVAERLKELAK
- a CDS encoding TolC family protein → MKTQFHQAWMLVLIGTVIFTGCQPTQPFYFKESGDLSLYLDKATDIEYPDVDHSRLYEVDNTEAPFTISDPFEMDESRIWNLSLEEAVANSMKNSKAIRTAGGNAVFRVIPGTTLTSQAIPTNLTTRNDAIPTIYDPALVSSDPQFGVEAALSEFDAQLNANFNWDRVDRPQNFASGNPFFLSEFGQNLATANVELTKLAATGTQWSLRQNNTYDYNNRGSLLYPSSWLANVEMEARHPLLRGSGVQVNRVNVMLARIREDVSLADFETNVRNLVSDVEEAYWQLYFAYHNLEAAKTGRDSALVTWRRVHALMVNGAEGGEAEKEAQARQQYFEFRSRTEGALRDLYKAEGSLRYFMGLSATDGRLIRPTSEPTDAWVAFDWFEIHNEALSRTPELRRQSWRIKQREIEMITARNQLLPQLDAVALYRFLGLGDELISGNRDGKNFNEIDSKAWDVLTEGNYQEYTLGVEFSMPIGFRQELAGVRNVQLQIAREKAVMEDMELEVSHLLTDTIRDLDSNYSLVQTNLNRLIAADKEVDSVQAAYDAGTVTLDLLLDAQRRRSDAQIAYFQALIEYNIAIKDVHLRKGSLLDYNGVYLAEGPWPEKAYFDAKGHARRRSASHYVDYGYTRPGVISRGSVPQGSISHGHVEEGTIIYEGDAPVEGEMIGTPTPAKMPTSLDAVSLEPPTPTRVASKPAQSKSELDWNKLGLNELVSEVRQSKSVPQPTPATKPTSSRALKSVSHESGQNPTPAKTTATASGWQAAKR